A window of the Neosynechococcus sphagnicola sy1 genome harbors these coding sequences:
- a CDS encoding NAD-dependent epimerase/dehydratase family protein yields the protein MRIFVAGGTGAIGRPLLTQLLTQGHKVVALTRSSEKAQTLVEQGVEPAIADVFDPDSVKAAILQAQPEVVIEQLTALPKTYTRESMTAAAEFNTRIRLEGGANVLAAAQVAGARRYLRQSIAFWAVPGSGLADEDTPLALDESPAVAADAHVVTELEHRLLEASDLEGIVLRYGFFYGPGTWFAPDGDVANQVRQQQFPIVGKGEGVWSWLHIEDAAIATVAAAERGNPGIYLIADNQPLKVCEWLPVYARWLNAAPPPQVSVEDALQIGGADAVYYGTQMRGVSNAKAKRELNVQPRSLEWLVGSAANHATT from the coding sequence ATGAGAATTTTTGTTGCTGGGGGGACGGGGGCGATCGGGCGTCCATTGCTGACTCAATTACTCACCCAAGGACACAAGGTTGTGGCACTGACCCGCTCTTCAGAAAAAGCTCAGACTTTAGTAGAACAGGGAGTAGAACCCGCGATCGCTGATGTCTTCGATCCAGATTCCGTTAAAGCGGCAATCCTCCAGGCTCAACCCGAAGTTGTGATTGAGCAACTTACTGCCCTACCTAAAACCTACACCCGCGAGTCGATGACGGCAGCAGCCGAGTTCAATACGCGCATCCGATTAGAAGGAGGTGCCAATGTGCTGGCTGCTGCCCAAGTCGCCGGAGCACGGCGTTATCTGCGGCAATCGATTGCCTTCTGGGCAGTTCCGGGGTCGGGTCTGGCTGACGAAGACACACCGCTTGCCCTGGATGAGTCCCCAGCGGTTGCTGCCGATGCTCACGTTGTGACCGAGTTGGAACACCGTTTGCTGGAAGCATCGGATCTGGAAGGAATTGTTCTGCGCTACGGCTTCTTTTACGGCCCTGGCACCTGGTTTGCGCCCGATGGGGATGTGGCAAATCAGGTGCGTCAGCAACAGTTTCCGATCGTGGGCAAGGGAGAAGGCGTATGGTCGTGGCTGCACATTGAGGATGCGGCGATCGCCACCGTAGCAGCCGCAGAGCGAGGCAATCCTGGGATTTATTTGATTGCCGATAATCAGCCCTTGAAGGTGTGCGAGTGGCTGCCTGTCTATGCTCGATGGTTGAATGCTGCACCACCACCCCAGGTATCGGTTGAAGATGCGCTGCAAATTGGGGGAGCAGATGCGGTCTATTACGGCACTCAGATGCGTGGCGTATCGAATGCTAAAGCAAAACGGGAATTGAACGTTCAGCCCCGATCTCTGGAATGGTTGGTTGGCTCTGCTGCTAATCACGCTACTACATAA
- a CDS encoding SDR family oxidoreductase yields the protein MNTAGMVAYLASPEAGFITGASLMIDGGFSA from the coding sequence ATGAACACAGCCGGGATGGTGGCTTATCTAGCCAGTCCTGAAGCCGGATTCATCACAGGGGCAAGCCTAATGATTGACGGAGGCTTCAGCGCATGA
- a CDS encoding DUF4331 family protein, translating into MSHHLDSPTAKEDGRVDITDVYVFAGESENTTVLIMAVNPLAGEVSPTTFRAGALYDFKIDTNADVIEDLDYRVTFGEPNSKGIQQIELHRLEGSAATDFDSHGNLIAEGNTGDVISIGDSGRLWAGLVADPFFFNLGAFGQFAQMILEENRFDPSVFDTAENALAGHNVTAIVLELPTADLSAEPIQLWGTTTIQHEGKWKTINRAATPLVQQVFIQDEHLKDAYNKSLPGDDVAKYGAAIAAFTAKVTQLAGTTTDPQAYGQQVVQFLLPDVLTYNPQLPIGYGFAGRNGRALADDTPDLILSLLANTPFSDRVGKPDGFRAHFPYLAEPNAK; encoded by the coding sequence ATGTCACACCATCTCGATTCCCCAACGGCTAAGGAAGATGGACGAGTAGACATTACTGATGTCTATGTGTTTGCAGGTGAATCAGAAAACACCACCGTTTTGATTATGGCAGTCAATCCTCTAGCGGGTGAAGTATCGCCAACCACCTTTCGAGCAGGCGCGCTCTATGATTTCAAAATTGATACCAATGCTGACGTAATCGAAGATCTGGATTACCGCGTTACATTTGGAGAACCCAACTCCAAAGGCATTCAGCAGATCGAACTGCACCGCTTGGAGGGAAGTGCCGCCACAGATTTTGATAGTCATGGCAATCTGATCGCAGAGGGCAATACGGGCGACGTGATTTCGATCGGTGATAGTGGTCGCCTGTGGGCAGGGCTAGTTGCTGACCCTTTCTTCTTCAACCTGGGCGCGTTTGGGCAATTTGCTCAGATGATTCTTGAAGAAAACCGATTTGATCCCAGTGTGTTTGATACGGCTGAAAATGCTTTAGCAGGGCATAATGTGACGGCGATCGTCTTAGAACTGCCTACCGCTGACCTCAGTGCCGAACCGATTCAGCTCTGGGGAACCACAACCATTCAGCATGAGGGCAAGTGGAAGACCATCAACCGGGCGGCGACTCCACTGGTTCAGCAGGTGTTTATCCAGGATGAGCACCTGAAGGATGCTTACAACAAATCGTTGCCCGGAGACGACGTTGCCAAATATGGGGCAGCGATCGCTGCCTTTACCGCAAAGGTGACACAACTCGCAGGTACGACAACCGATCCTCAAGCTTATGGGCAGCAAGTGGTACAGTTTCTCTTGCCTGATGTTTTGACTTATAACCCACAGTTACCGATTGGCTATGGTTTTGCTGGCAGGAATGGTCGAGCACTGGCAGACGATACACCTGACCTAATTTTAAGCCTACTTGCCAATACACCCTTCTCAGACCGAGTCGGTAAGCCTGATGGCTTCCGCGCCCATTTTCCCTACTTAGCAGAGCCAAACGCCAAATAA
- a CDS encoding pentapeptide repeat-containing protein has translation MLNQKTRRYRGVILTVQGWDKFQTAKTQAELSENAGDRFTLEELSERMGLSLNTIAKVLGRSDPVDKQSLQWAFRAFSLELSKQDYTRPIATLAAVEATVQTKPSQTDWGSAIDTSTFCGRSEELMQLKRWVLEEHSRLVLLLGIGGIGKTTLAAKLVQQIHPEFQVVVWRSLQNAPPLEEWLESVLPVILRARGEDVALPISLDGKLLKLIEGVRSCRCLLILDNAETILSARQTGQYRVGYEGYGQLFKDLGEASHQSCLLLTSREKPREIGVLEGTERSVRTTGRRACASLLLKGLNLEAGRELFRYKGTFAGTELEWEILITHYGGNPLALKMVAAAAQELFNGRIVEILNYVQQGLAIFDDIRDLLQRQFDRLSEIEQEMLFWLAINRESISLSELSDDVVTPTFKRRLPDAIQSLLRRSLIEKAEPTLIEKEDERFFLQPVVLEYATDQFVQCISGEIATQTPERLKTHALLKAQTKDYIREMQKRVIVEPIAEQLLMQFGNPQAIEQQLKVILKRQQQQAPHQPNYIAGNLLNLLVHLQADLRGCDLSELTIWQADLRQTNLAGTNFRNADLATSIFAENLNSLLSLAFSPNGLLATGDVDGDVRLWLADGTPLLTLQGQAGWAWSIAFSSDDQLLGSGSSDGSVRLWDIQNRCCLHLLQGHTDAVWSVTFCTPAGSQSLEPAQLLATGSEDQTIRLWDVHTGDCLSVLQAHSGAIHSLCFSPDGRTLASGSQDQTIRLWDIWEGTCDTILQDDSGGVWEIAFSPDGQRLASGGNNGSIRVWDVQKKVCLCVLKGHTDWVWSVSFSPDGQTLASGSNDGSIRLWNINDDTCLSRLQGHTSGVRAVAFHPEIRDDLMLASASLDFSMRLWNGRNGTCLKVLQGHPGGLWAVSFSPDGETLVSGSHDGLVRLWNWQHGTCSNVLSGHGNWVRSVVFSSHRQLLASSSNDAHIRLWDATEGTCLKVLQGHTSGVRSLSFSPRIDNGETQEREILASSSFDTSIRLWDVSTGICLKVLQGHTDWVWSVAFSPVGASLPSGIGNILASCSNDLSIRFWNVQDGTCLKVLQGHTSGVRSIAFSPDGRWLISGGDDQGIRFWEVQSGRCLKNLQDHAGWIWSVAFSPDGQCFASGGHDQKVRLWDVQSGTCIKRLQGHTGWVSSVSFSADGQILASASQDETIKLWHVKTGECLKTLKADRLYEGMNICGTQGLNPAQRAALLALGAVAG, from the coding sequence ATGCTTAACCAAAAGACTAGACGCTATCGGGGAGTGATCCTAACCGTACAGGGATGGGATAAGTTTCAAACTGCCAAGACTCAGGCTGAATTGAGTGAGAATGCGGGCGATCGCTTCACTCTAGAAGAACTCAGTGAGCGTATGGGCTTATCCCTCAACACTATCGCCAAAGTCCTGGGACGCTCAGACCCCGTAGACAAGCAATCGTTACAGTGGGCATTCCGTGCCTTTAGCTTGGAGTTAAGCAAGCAGGATTACACGCGACCTATTGCTACCCTTGCAGCAGTGGAGGCAACCGTCCAAACGAAGCCATCCCAAACAGATTGGGGGAGTGCCATTGATACTTCTACCTTCTGCGGACGCAGTGAAGAACTGATGCAACTGAAGCGGTGGGTGTTGGAGGAACACAGCCGCTTAGTCCTACTGCTGGGGATTGGTGGCATTGGCAAAACCACGCTGGCTGCTAAACTCGTGCAGCAAATTCACCCAGAATTTCAGGTAGTGGTGTGGAGATCGCTGCAAAACGCACCGCCCCTGGAGGAGTGGTTAGAGAGTGTACTTCCTGTCATTTTGCGAGCACGGGGGGAGGATGTTGCCCTACCCATCAGCCTGGATGGAAAACTGCTGAAGCTAATCGAGGGGGTACGATCCTGTCGCTGTTTGTTGATTCTGGATAACGCTGAAACGATTTTGAGTGCAAGACAAACAGGACAGTATCGCGTGGGCTATGAAGGGTACGGTCAATTGTTTAAGGATCTGGGGGAGGCATCCCATCAGAGTTGCCTGCTGCTCACCAGTCGCGAAAAACCCAGAGAGATTGGGGTACTGGAAGGCACAGAGCGATCGGTGCGAACGACTGGCCGTCGCGCTTGCGCTTCGCTGCTACTCAAAGGACTAAATTTAGAGGCCGGACGAGAACTGTTTCGCTATAAAGGAACCTTTGCAGGCACAGAGTTGGAATGGGAAATATTAATCACTCACTATGGTGGCAACCCTTTGGCGCTGAAGATGGTCGCAGCGGCGGCTCAAGAGCTTTTTAATGGCAGAATTGTTGAAATATTAAACTATGTGCAGCAGGGGTTAGCAATCTTTGATGACATTCGCGATTTACTGCAACGACAGTTTGATCGCCTGTCTGAAATTGAACAGGAAATGCTGTTTTGGTTAGCGATTAACCGAGAATCGATCTCGTTGTCTGAGTTAAGTGATGATGTGGTCACGCCGACGTTTAAACGCAGGTTGCCGGACGCGATTCAGTCTTTGTTACGGCGATCGCTAATCGAGAAGGCGGAGCCTACGCTGATTGAAAAGGAGGATGAGCGATTCTTTCTACAGCCTGTTGTGTTGGAGTATGCGACCGATCAGTTTGTCCAATGCATTTCTGGGGAAATTGCCACCCAAACACCAGAGCGGCTCAAAACCCATGCACTGCTTAAAGCCCAGACCAAAGACTACATTCGGGAAATGCAAAAGCGGGTCATTGTTGAACCGATCGCTGAACAATTGCTCATGCAGTTTGGCAACCCACAAGCCATTGAACAACAATTGAAAGTCATATTGAAGCGGCAACAACAGCAAGCACCGCACCAACCCAACTATATTGCAGGCAATCTTCTCAACCTGCTGGTGCATCTGCAAGCTGATTTACGAGGGTGTGACCTTTCAGAATTAACCATATGGCAGGCGGATTTGCGTCAGACTAATTTGGCAGGAACGAACTTTCGCAATGCTGATCTCGCCACGTCTATCTTTGCCGAAAACCTCAATAGCTTATTATCTCTCGCTTTCAGCCCCAATGGTCTATTAGCAACCGGGGATGTCGATGGCGATGTTCGTTTGTGGTTGGCGGATGGTACACCCCTTCTAACCTTACAAGGGCAAGCCGGGTGGGCGTGGTCAATTGCTTTTAGCTCAGATGATCAGCTCCTGGGTAGTGGCAGTAGTGATGGTTCGGTTCGATTGTGGGACATCCAGAATCGTTGCTGTCTGCACCTGTTGCAGGGGCATACCGATGCTGTTTGGTCTGTAACCTTTTGCACTCCTGCTGGCAGCCAGTCACTAGAGCCTGCGCAACTGTTAGCAACGGGTAGTGAGGATCAAACCATCCGACTATGGGATGTCCACACTGGCGATTGTCTAAGCGTGTTGCAAGCACACAGCGGCGCGATCCATTCCCTTTGTTTCAGCCCTGACGGTCGAACCCTGGCAAGTGGTAGTCAGGATCAGACGATTCGGCTCTGGGATATCTGGGAGGGTACTTGCGACACGATCCTACAGGATGATTCGGGTGGCGTCTGGGAGATCGCCTTTAGTCCTGACGGTCAACGTCTTGCCAGTGGTGGGAACAATGGCTCGATTCGAGTCTGGGATGTCCAGAAGAAAGTTTGCCTCTGCGTCCTGAAGGGACATACCGATTGGGTTTGGTCGGTCAGTTTTAGCCCGGATGGGCAAACCTTAGCCAGCGGCAGCAATGATGGCTCAATCCGCCTGTGGAATATCAACGATGACACCTGCCTCAGCCGTTTGCAAGGACACACCAGCGGGGTTCGTGCCGTCGCCTTTCACCCTGAAATCAGGGATGACCTGATGCTGGCAAGTGCCAGCCTAGATTTCTCCATGCGACTTTGGAATGGGCGGAATGGCACCTGCCTCAAAGTGTTACAGGGACATCCTGGTGGACTTTGGGCAGTCAGCTTTAGCCCAGATGGCGAGACTCTGGTCAGCGGTAGCCATGATGGCTTAGTGCGCCTGTGGAATTGGCAGCATGGGACGTGCTCAAACGTATTGTCGGGACATGGCAATTGGGTACGCTCAGTGGTGTTTAGTTCGCATCGCCAACTTTTGGCGAGTAGCAGTAATGATGCCCACATTCGCCTTTGGGATGCGACCGAGGGAACCTGTCTGAAGGTATTACAGGGACATACCAGTGGTGTGCGATCGCTCAGCTTTAGCCCTCGAATTGACAACGGAGAGACTCAAGAGAGAGAAATCCTGGCAAGTAGTAGCTTTGATACCTCGATTCGCCTGTGGGACGTTTCTACAGGGATCTGTTTGAAGGTTTTACAGGGGCACACGGATTGGGTCTGGTCGGTCGCATTTAGCCCCGTTGGCGCTAGCCTGCCGTCAGGCATTGGCAACATCCTGGCAAGTTGCAGTAATGATTTGTCGATTCGGTTCTGGAATGTGCAGGATGGCACTTGTCTGAAAGTTTTACAGGGGCATACCAGTGGTGTCCGCTCCATTGCCTTCAGTCCTGATGGTCGATGGTTGATTAGCGGCGGCGATGATCAGGGAATTCGGTTCTGGGAAGTGCAGTCTGGCAGGTGTCTAAAAAACTTGCAAGACCACGCAGGCTGGATCTGGTCTGTTGCCTTCAGTCCTGATGGTCAATGCTTTGCCAGCGGGGGGCATGATCAAAAGGTGCGATTGTGGGATGTGCAATCAGGCACTTGTATCAAACGACTGCAAGGTCATACGGGCTGGGTGTCGTCAGTTAGCTTTAGTGCAGATGGTCAAATCCTTGCCAGTGCAAGCCAGGATGAGACGATCAAGCTGTGGCACGTGAAAACGGGTGAGTGCCTCAAAACCCTGAAAGCCGATCGCCTTTACGAAGGCATGAATATTTGTGGTACTCAGGGATTAAACCCCGCACAGCGAGCAGCACTTTTGGCATTAGGAGCAGTCGCAGGCTGA